The Infirmifilum lucidum DNA segment GTCTAGAGGCTTCTACAGCGAGGAGGACACGCCCAGCCCAGTGAACTACTACGGCCTGACGAAACTCCTGGGGGAAGAGGCAGTGCTTTCCGCCTGTGAGGGCCCTGTCGTCGTCCGGGTGAGCGGGCTCTATGGCTACTCCCCTGCGGGCAAGAGGAACTTCGGCTTCAACGTCTACGAGGCCCTGTCAAAGGGCCTGGAAGTGAGGGCCTTCTCAGACCAGTACCTCTCCCCCACGTACGTCGTCGAGCTTGCAAAGTCCCTCGAGAGGCTGGCTAGAGCAGATTTCTCGGGCGTACTCCACCTGGCGGGCGAGAGGATGTCCAGGTACGAGTTCGCACTACTAGTCGCCAGGACTGGGGGCTTCAGCGAAGAACGAGTCAGGCCTACAAGCCTGAAAGACGCGAAACTCACTGCCAGGAGACCTGTAGACAGTAGCCTGAACACGGAGAAGGCCAGGGCGCTGGGCCTTTCACTACCAGCTACTAGTGAGTGTGTAAGAATGTTCGTAGAGGACATGAAGAGGTGGCTCGGCTAGTGCCCATAAAGTCCGCCAGGAGGCTCGCTATACCAGATGTGATCCTAGTCGAGAACGCCATCTTCCCCGACGACAGGGGGTTCTTTACAGAGCTCTACAAGAGGACAGACTCCCTCGCCCACGGCATACCCTATGACTTCGTCCAGGTCAACTTGAGCTTCTCCAGGCGCGGCGTCGTGAGAGGCCTTCACTACCAGTTAAAACCCTTCGAGCAGGGCAAACTCGTCACAGTGGTAAGCGGCAGAGTCCTAGACGTAGCTGTAGACGTCAGGAAGGGGTCGCCGTGGTTCGGGAAACACGTCGTAGCGGAGCTCTACCCCGGCTTCGCCCTGTGGATCCCACCAGGCTTCGCGCACGGCTTCCAAGCCTTGGAGGATACCTACCTCTTATACCTGGTCACCAAGGAGTACAACAGGGAGGCAGAGAGGTGCATAAGGTGGGACGACTCAGAGCTGGGCATACAGTGGCCCCTGAGAGAGGAGGTAATTGTGAGCGAAAAAGACTCAAAATGCCCTCTCCTGAAGGAAGCCGAGACAAACTTCAACTACCCCATCTAAACCACTGGTTACACGGCAAGTAAGCATCCCGTGTCAGAGTACCGTTCATAGCCGGTACCCCATTCGCCAGAGGCCAGAGCCCTGTTAGCCTTAGGAAGCCTACTCGCCAGCACCACCCGTAAATCATCGCCGACGTTGAACCGCCGAGAAACATAGCCAGGGTCATACAGTCTTGTACGCTCTACTTTACCACATTGCAGGGTCGACTCCACCCCCAGCCTCTTCACGGCAGCCACACCAAGCGTCGGTTGCATACAGGGCACGTTTATCAGAAGACTTTGGGAAAGTTCATCCGTAAAATTTATATAGAGGGTGTTTAAAGTGTGGGTGTGGGAGTGGTAGTGGGAAGAGTGAAAATTGACAGTAAGTGGAGAGTTGTGCTACCTAGAGAAGTCAGGGAAGGGTTAAAGCCCGGCGACGAGGTTGTTGTCGAGCGTCTGGGGAGCACTATTGTCATGAGGAAGGCCAGTAGGGAGGAGCTTGTCAGGAAGTTCGAGGAGTTGAAGCTGTACGCGGGCAGGGGCGAGAACTGGGACGCTGAGGTAGGCAAGCACAGGTTTGGCGGTGTGAAGCATTGAGAGTCATCGACGCTGACATACTCTCGTACGCCCTACTCGAGAACCACATAGCAACACCCTACGCGAGGCCCATTCTTGTTAGAGCCCTCAAGGGAGAGCTTGAGGCCTATGTCCTCGACACAACCCTACTCGAGGCCTACCACACGCTGTACTGGTACTATAGAGTGCGCCCGCGCAGCGCCGTACTGGAGAAGCTGAGAATAGTAGCCGAGGGGCTAAACATCCTCTGCGCCTCCCCGCGGGGCCTGCTACTGGCCCTAGAGGAGGGCGTCCCCCCGGGAGACGGCCTCCTCGTCGCAACAGCGCTCCAGAACAGAATCCCCATCGTTGTCTCGGACGATAAGCACGTGAAAAGGCTTGCCGGGAAATACGGCCTGATATACGAGAACCCCATCCCAGAGGACGTCAAGGAGAAGATGGGCAAAGCTAACAGCCTACCTTAGCATCCCCTCCCGCCAGCTACTTGCCTCCTCCTGGGTGCGAGAGGAAAAGGGCTGATGGAGGCCCTGCCCAAAAGTTACGAGAAATTTTCGACATCTCGAAGGGCCTCGCGTCGTGGAGGTAACGCGGTGCAGACACCTTCTATCCCCCTCGAGCGGTATTCTAACTACGTCGACCTCTAGCTCAAGCGCCTCGAGTGCCGTGACGCTGGGCAAGCACCTGAGAAGGAGCTGGCTATAGTGTTTAGGACGATGAGTGCGACGTTTGCTTATGACGTAGGCGCGGGCCTGCTGAAAGGTTTTTTAATTTTTAGCGGTATGTCCATTGTATGAGGGAGGAGGCCGTTAGGTGGTTTGAACAGTGTTTGGCTGATTTGAGCACAGCCGAGGATTTGCTAAGGACGGCGCACTACTACGCGGCGGCGTTTTACTCCCAACAGGCCGCCGAGAAGGCGCTTAAGGCCCTCTTAATAGCTAGTGGAAAGGCGGTTAGAACTCATGACCTAGTCGAGATGCTGGACATTATTGAACGCGAGTTAAGAGTCAGCGTAGACGAAATTAGGGCTGACGCAAGCAAGCTGACCATACACTACGTCGTGTCGCGGTACCCAGACGCGGCGAACGCTGTGCCGGCTAGGATTTATAGTAGGGAGGACGCCGAGGACTTATTGAGGAGGGCTAGTAGGGTGGTTGAATGGGTAAGGCGGCATCTGCAGTGAAGAGCCAGGCGGCCATGTTGAAAAGGGCTAAGGCGTTCGTGGAGAAGTTGAAGGAAGAGTTCAAGATCGAGGAGGTCTACGTCGTGGGCTCCAGGGCTAGGGGCGACTACCTGGAGGACAGCGACATAGACCTAGTGATCATCTGCGACGAGATGAAGGGAGTTAGGTACATCGACAGGCTCAACATGATGTCCAAGTACCTAGAACCCGGCGTCGAGTTCCTCGTGCTCACGCGGGAGGAGTGGGAGAAGTCCACGTCGCCCTACATGCTCGAGATGAAGAAGGAAGCCAGGAGGCTGGACGACCTCCTGAGAGACTTGTCCTCTCAGCCCTAGGGTCGCCGCCGACAGCATAATCCTTGTGGTAACACTGTTCTCAATAGCCCAATCATTTCCGAGGAGAACAGAGCCCTTCTCAGCAGCCCAAGATAGCTCTGGATATAGTGTTTAGGACAATGAGTAGCTCGCTTAAGAAAAAGATGCTCGAGTTGCTGGAGAGGGACGTCGAGTTTAGGTACGCGGTGGCGGGGTACCTCGGCGTACTGGAGGTGCTGAAGAGGCTGGACAGCCTGGGGGAGGGGCAGGCCAAGATATGGGAGAACTTGAACAAACTGTGGGAGAACACGAATAAGCTATGGGAGGAAGTGAAGGCTTTGAGAGAAGACCAAAAGAAGCTGTGGGAGGAGCAGGGGAAGTTGAGAGACGATATTGGTAGGTTAGACAGGCATTTAGCCGCGTTGGGCGCTAGGTGGGGTATTATGATTGAGGGGGCTTTCAGAGAGGGCTTAAAGGGGCTGTTAAGCAGGGAGTTTGGAGCTAGTGTCGAAAAGTGGGAGTACATCGACAGGGAGGGCTACGTCTACGGCCGTGAAGCACCCGTTGAGGTCGGTATTGTCGTATCTGGTGGAAAAGTCATTGTAGTTGAGATCTCAGCGCACGTGAAGGCCTCCGACGTGCCGATATTCAAGAGAAAAGCTGAACTTTACGAGAAGGTTACTGGCAGGAAAGTTTCCAAGCTAGTGTTCGTCACGCCCTTCATCGACGACTACGCGAAACAGCTATGCCTAGCCTACGGGATAGAAGTTTATACAGCAGTCTAAACAGAGAACGGTTCAGAAGATTTGCCATCTTTAACACCTGGAGAACTACAGTAGAGAGCTAGAGGGGATCCACCCTGAACATAGCCATTACGGCCTCGTGTAACCTCTGAACCCGCTCGCCCCTGCCGGCACTACTTTGCCGACACGTGCCTGGATATTTCCAGCAGTACCTGGTGGATGCTAGACAGGAGCTTGTACAGGTCGTCGATCCTCTTACTCACTTCATCGATCCGCCTGCTAAACTCAACCGCCAGTGCATCGATCCTCTTGTTAGTCTCATCGACCCTCTTACTCACCTCATCTATCCGCTTGCCGAACTCGACGGTCAGAGCATCGATGCGCTTGTTGGTCTCGTCGATCCTCCTGCTGACCTCGCCCATCTGCCTGCTAAACTCAGCGGTTACAGCGTCGATGCGCTTGTTGGTCTCGTCGATCCTCCTGCTGACCTCGCCCATCTGCCTGCTAAACTCAACCGCCAGTGCATCGATCCTCTTGTTAGTCTCATCGACCCTCTTACTCACCTCATCTATCCGCTTGCCGAACTCGACGGTCAGAGCGTCGATGCGCTTGTTGGTCTCGTCGATCCTCCTGCTGACCTCGCCTATCTCGGCCCTCAACCGCGCCACTTCCTCCCTAACCTCTGCCCTTAATGCCCTCTGCTCCTCGACAATAGTGCCGAGGTACAGGAGGAAGATGTCCTCTGTGCTGAGCTTCTTACCCTCCTTAAGCTTGTCGACAACAGCCCTGACTGCCTCACTCAACGCAGCCGATACAACAGGCTCCACAACCAAACTCCTCCAAGGGGATATAAATGCCTAGCCCTGAAACTGCGGGCTACGGCCAACTTTCGATTGTAATAGCATTAGTAGCTCTGCCTCCCTGAGCGACCCCCTAACCACGTCGACCTCTAGCCCAAACGCCTCGAGCGCCGTGACGCCGAGCACGACTATTTCGTCCACCTCACCAAAGACCACGGGCACTGTCCTACGCCTGCCCATGAGCACAACTCCGGCCTCGCCGACGTCCCTCTCCACGTAGCCTCCGAAAGCCCTGAACCTCCTCCTCTCCAGGGGCTTCACGCCCAGCTTATCGAGTACCGACCTCGGTACCACCGTGTATATGACCCCAGTGTCTACTAAGCCCTCAACCTCAACCACGTCCCCCGGGTTCACGGGGTTATACACCCCAAACCTAACCCTTATGAAGCCCATCATCTCCAGTACCCGTGGTTCGCATATAAGGGCTTCTACGACTAAAAGCCAAGGTAGAACCTTAAAGGACTCTAACTATGCGTTTCAAGCTTTATACACGTCACTGACTTACCCAGCAAACGCCGTCGTCAGCTTTAGTAATATTAGAATATTGGGGGTTGAAAAAAGGTCTATGGATTATGAGGAAAAGCCTTCGGTTGTTGGGAAGCAAGAAGAAGATACCTATGTGTTGACGTTGTTAACTCCTGAAGTTATTGATGAGTTGATTTAGAGGTGTGAGTAACAGTTTTGAAGATAAAGGTTAAGGTATGTTATGGAAGACTAATGAACCTGTCCAATAAGGTTACATCCCCAATAAACTAGCAAGCCAGGCCGCTGCGAAATAGTCAAAACAGGCCTAGAGCAGGTAGAGCTCCGTCTTCTCCAGCTCCCCCGTCCTCGGATTGATCCTCAGCCCAAGCCTTTCCAGTGCCGTTACCCCGAGCAATGCGTCGATACCCTCTGGCAGCTTGAGGTCATCCCACACCTCCACGTCCCCGTATACGACGAGTCCCATAACCTCGATCTCCCCGCCCCCAAACCTAACCTTAACAAGCCTACCATCGGGCAACCTTCTCAGCCTCTCGTGCCTCAACTCAATACCCAAGCCCTCAATTGCCCTAGACGCCGTGATCAAATCGCCGTAAAACCCAGTATCGACTAAGGCCCTAAGCACAGCCTCGCGAGAGACACCGCGAACCTTAACCTCGACAACTACAGAGCCCATTGAGCAGCGGACGTGAACCCAGGATTTAAATCCTATCACACAGAGACTACCACAGTCGCGCCCGGCCTTGTCCACGCGGCTATGTCACAGTCGGGTCTCCTGAGACCCCGTTGCCAAATAAATAGCCTCTCAACGGCCTCCACTACCTCCTCGACAATGGGCAACACCCATCCCGTAGAGGACACGCCCAAATCCCCATAGGAGCCTCCTCAAGCCCAGTCTGGCACACTATAGCCACGGCGTCGAGGACATTCTGCAGGAAGGCGTAGAGCTCCTACCTGAGCGCCTCGCTCCTGGGCGGGTTCAAGCCCCTAGCCCTCCTGGCGCTGTTCAAGGCCTCGGCCAAAACCGCCTTTACCTCCACGGCTCAAAACTCCACGTGTCCTTTTATTTCCCTTGCTACCACCTGCCAGCGAACGTCACCGAGGCGCCCTTACAACTGCTCGTCCTCTGAGCCGGGAGAGGTGAGTGCGCCCGGAAAACTTGGTAGTAAAGGGGGTTACTGTCCCCTAATAGGGCGTTAAGAGGATCCAGGCCCCACGTACGATGGACTCAGGTACTCGCTTCTCAACCCTTCCTCAACGGCTACTTCGTGCAAGCGTTTGTCTCCGGTCATGAAATGTGCGGCGTTGACGTACTTAGCACTAGCTATCTGCAGGGCGTCGGCCTCGTATATGTGGTGTTTTTCGAGGAGCTTCCAGCTCTCCTTGAGGACGCCGATCTTCAACGGGATTACTAGGGCAAGACCCAGCTTTACCATCCTCCTGGCCTCGAGCACGAACCTCCTCCTGGCCAACTCGTAAGCCTCGCCGCTTAGCCTGCCAGAGGCCCTGGCGCGGTCTAGAGCGCCCAGGACTTCGCCGATATTCCATACACTGTAGGATAGAACTAGCTCCCCGGAGTAGGCCTTCAGGAAGACCTCCCTGACTCTACTGCTCCCAGGCTCCCTGACGTACCTCTTCAACACGGCACTGCTGTCAAGATACACTACCTGACCTACCATCCCTCAAAACCCTGACCAGCTCGCTTACTAAGCCGCTTGGCTCCACTGGTTCAAAATCTACCTCATAGTCCTCGGAGCTGACTAGCTCCGATACCGCCCTGAGAAGAGCCTCGCCGAGCAACTCGTCCCTGATAACGTCCTCGAGGAGCCTACTCACCTCCACGCCCCTGCTCCTCGCGTATCTCTTGAAGCTCTCCCATAGCTCCCTATCCACGTAGATGCTGGTCTTTGCCTTAGCCACCTCCACCACCTCCTATACCAATAATACCGATGAAAGTATAAAAAGTTGTCCAAGTAAAGCTAGTAGCTTGCCCCCGAGTTAGACGGCCTTACCGCTATACGGAGATTTTGATAAAAATAGCAACACTCTTCACTTGAGGAATGATAAAATGCGCAGACAAGCTAGAACGTTAAACGGCGAGTAACGCCCCCGTCTTCCCAAGCTGCCTTGTTACCGGGTCTACCTCGAGCCTGAGACCCTCCAGCGCGTCTACTCCGAGAACCTCCGCATCGCCCTCTTCCGCGAAGACCACTACCCGCGTCGCCTTCTCCCCCATACACTCCACCCCTAAACCTCCACCTAGTCACGGGCTTCACGCCTATAGCCTCCAAGCGGCTACGCTTGACCCAGGTATAACTCGAGCCAGTGTCTACAACTAACTCGAGGCCCATGCAAGCCTTCACATCACTGGGGTTGCATATCCTCACATTAGCTATAGTGTGGCCTAGGAGCATGCACCCGTGTAGAGTTATACCCGCTAATTCTAAAGCTTTCCCCCGCGTGGCATGCTGCCTACAGTGCTATAGATCCCCGACCCCCCAAGCCCGAGTTGCCGGGAGTACCGGTACAAAGCAGATAGCTCGGCTGAGCCCTCGACAGCCCTAGACGATGCTACAGGAGTTTAACAGCGCCTATGTTTTCCGTGCCCATGAGCGCCTTAAAGGACATTAGTTTAGAAGAGGCGCCCTTAAACGCGAGAATGCCCGGCTAATTGTTAAACTTCAGGGCATCCCGGGCTAGGAACACGTACATTAGAAGTTCCTTATAAAGCCACGACTCAGAGGAATGCCTGAGGCTCAATAAAAACTTTTTAACTTTTGAGTCTGGATTCCTCGGAGTTAAAGTGGGGCGTGTATACTTAATTCCCGTGGCTTCACCGTTGCACGACCCCCAAGCAGTTAACGAGGTCTTAAACCAGTATGTGGGAGCCCTTGGAAAACACGTTGATAAAGTCTCTAAGATCGTGACTTCTGAAGGAGAACTAAGCAACGTAGGCGTAACCGGCGAAGACCTAGCCCTAGTCGCCGTGCTGACGGGCGGCAGTGAAAACTTGATAGTTAGGGTGTCTGACCTCGCCGGCTATACAGTGCTATTACCCCACAAGACTATGAATAGCTTGCCAGCCTCTCTAGAGGCGTACGCCACGCTAACCGCGTCAGGCAAGCGGTCTTCGCTAATCGTAGAGTGGCCTCCGAGCGGCAAAGTCCTCGACTTCATTAATGCCTGGAGAGCCGCGTCAAGGCTCTCCAGCTTGAAGTTAGGGCTTATCGGAGAGCCCTCGCCTTGGCTGACCTACAGCTCGGGAACCGAAGTTGAGAGCAGGCTGAAAGAGCTCTTCAGCAACATGGAGTTCGTCAGGGTAGATCTCGAGAAACTCTACGAAGAGGCGGGCAGGGTTCCCGACTCAGAAGTTCCAAGTCTAGTTGAGAACGTGTTTAGAGGTGCTACGAGGAGCTCCGTAGCTAGGGAAGAGCTCGTGAAACCTCTCAAGATATACCTAGCTTTAAAGAGCATAATTAGTAGCTACGGGCTAGACGCTATAACGATAAGGTGCTTCGACGTGATTAAAGAGCTAAAGACCACCGCCTGCCTGCCGCTAGCCCTATTGAACTCCGAGGGCTTCACCGCAGGATGTGAAGGCGATCTACCGGCAGTCGTAACAATGTACCTAGCTTCTAAGCTAAGCAACGCGCCTGTCTTCATGGGCAACTTAGCCTGGGCTGAAGGCAATGAAGTTCTAATGGCCCACTGCACCATAGCCTTAAAGCTTACCAGCGCTTACGAGCTAAAAACGCACTTCGAGTCCGGCCTAGGCGTAGGCATAGCTGGTCTCATACCCGAAGGCTCTAGAGTAACTATGGCCAGGTTAGACCCCATAACTAAGACCTTGAGGTTCGCCGTGGGCACGGTAACTTCAGGAGTTCCTTCAAGCACTCAACACTGCAGGACTCAAGTTAGGATAAGACTTGACGCTGACTCGAAGAACTTAACAGAGCATCCTATAGGTAACCACTACGTTCTAGCGTTCAAGGACATTTCGGACAGGCTCAGATACGTCGCTGAAATACTTGGTTTAGCTGCCGATTGATGTATCAGTGTAATAGCCCCCCCCCATCAACGTCTCCTAAAAGTCATTAAAGTCATTCCAGCAAATTCGCTTGACCAAACTTTCTAAAAAGCAACGTCCAATAAAAGACTGGCTAGTACGTTTCCCTAGTAAGCTTCGACGTCAGAAGCCTACCCGCACGCCTGCTCGCCAAGGCCCTGACGAGGTTCACGGAGGTAGACCTTGCGAGCCCGTCCTCGAATATCTTCCTGAGCAGGAGCCCCGCCCACGCGCCGGCCGGGATCCTGTAGGGCACCCTAATCCCGGCGCTCTCCACCAGCCTGTTCAGCCTCATGGCGTACTCCAGGGCCGGCTCGCACTTCAGCTCCTCCGCCAGCCTCCTGGTCTCTCCCGTGGCCCACTTCTTGACCGTGTAGTAGTCGTTCAGCGTGTACAGCTTCTCCTTGTAGACGGCGTGGGCCGCCGCCACCAGTGCCTCGGCATACGTGCTCAGGCTCCTCACCTCCACGCCGCCATACTCCGCCAGGCCCGCGTGCTCCAGGAGCCTCTGGCCGTCCATCAGTATGGCACCGCCCAGGCTCGGGTGCACGTACAAGTCCACTACAGACCCGCCCCTCACCAAGGTCACGCAGTAGGGGTCTTTGACGGCAACCTCAAAGCCCAGGCTGATAAGCCGCTTGGCTGCTTGGACAGCCTGGCCCGCCCTGACGAGGAGGTCTACGTCTGCCGGGACGTACGCTACGGGCTTAACGAGCTTGAAGAAAGCGTAGTCAAGGCCCCTTAAAGCCCCCGCAATGAGCTGGACAGTCCTCACCCTCTCCTTCAGGCTATTCTCCTGCGCCTCCCTCAAATGGTTCTGGACGTTTAAAGCCCTTAAAACGTGGAGGAGGATCTTATTCCTCCTGGCGTGCTCAATAAGGACATCCAGGTCGCCCAGCCGGACACCCCTACCCTCCAGCACGGCGATCAAAGCCTCCTCAACACCTCTCTTCTCTCTATCATCAGCATGTTTCCAAGTACTTATACTCATCTACTCATCATATAAGTAGAAGTCTCCTTTGTAATACATGAGCCTCCCTAATATCTCCTATTTAATTAATAAATCTTTTAGACCCTTAAGGAAAACATATAATGCCTCTCTGAAGGATTTCCTCTTCAAAATATAATTTGCCAATGTTCGTTCTTTGATAGCTAAAGCCATAGCTATCAAATTTAATTCTTTCTCACTTAATTCATTATAAAATGCTGAACACATCGCATGCAATGTCTTTATTTCTCTATCTATACTGAAAATAAATTTATCGAAGGAAAAATCCTTTGAAAAGGTTAAGTTCGAGTCATGAGCTCTATAAAAAGGAGAAGTTTCTTCTACATATTTTGTTCGAAATTTTTTTAGACAAACAAAACCTAACAACCAATCTTCGTAAATCCAATCGTAATATCTTGAAGTTAGATATCTATATGAGATATCTATATAATAATTGGCTACTTTTCTAGAAATTAAAATACTACTTATATCTATATAATTACCTTTGATTATCTTTTCAGGTTTAAGATAATCCTTTGGTACTCGTACTAGCTTTCCGATTACAACGCCATTCTTATCAAATACTGTAGGATTTGTGAAGCAACAGTCATAATTAACGCAATTTTCAACCATCTTTGAAATATAGTTAGAGGGATATATGTTGTCATAATCTAAGAAAAAAATTAGGTCACCGGAGGCTAATTCTAAACCTTTTAACATAGCTCTATAGGCGGACATATGTCTATGAACATAAATTTTTAAATCGATATTTTTAGATTGAAACTTGAAATTTTTAAGCCTTTCCAGGATTTCATCAGTTTCAGACCCACGATCATAAAGTAATAACGTTTCTATCTTACCTTTAAAATCTTGTGAGTCAATTGATTGAAGTGCATCGAATACATAGTTATTTGGATTATAAGTTCTTATAATAATTGAAATTTTCTGAAAATCACCTTCCATTATTAATCACCCTGAATTACTATATATTATCTTTGGCTTTTATAAATAAGTAACTTTGAATGGTAAAGCCAAAGCATATCTTCACATTAGCTATGGTGTGGTTTAACGATGAACACCTAATATAAAAATCGCATTTACAACTTTTAAAGCTTTCCATACTCTTCCCTCATACGACACATTCTATCTGCCGGTTCAATTCTGTAGCATATTCTAGGGCTGGCTTATATTTTAGCTCCTCTGCCAATCTTATGGTTTCACTTGTAGCCCATTTTTTGACAGTATAATAATCATTTAGTGTGTATAACTTTTCCTTGTATATAGCGTGAGCAGCCGCTATTAGGGCTTCAGCATAAGCGCTCAAGCTTCTTATCTCTATACCCTCATATTCCATTAAGCTCGTATGCTCTAAGAGCTTTTGACCGTCCAATAATATGGCACCACCTAAGCTTGGATGCACATATAAGTCTACTATAGACTCGCCCCTTACCAAAGTTATACAATAGGGATCTTTAACTACAACCTTATAGCCTAAACTAATAAGCTGCTTAGCCGCATAAACAGCTTGACTCGCCTTGATAAGAAGGTCTATATCTGCTGGAACATACACTACAGGCTTAACAAGCTTAAAGAAAGCATAATCATAACCCTTTAAAACCTTTGTGATGAGCTGAACTGTCCTTACTCTCTCCTTTAGACTATTCTCCTGTAACTCTCTCAAAGAATTTTGAATGTTTAACACCCTTAAAATCTGAAGAAGAACCTTATTCTTATTGGCATATTCAATGAGAACTTCTAGGTTATTTAACTGAACATTCTTACCATCCAACATAGCAATCAAAACCCCCTCAACACTATCCATCGAACCCACTTTAGCAAAAACAAGAGTTTAGAAGGGAAAATTCAAGCAGAGATGCTGAAAACCTACTAGCCATCTATATATTACCCAACGACTTTCCCAACTTATGAACACTGCTTTACTAAGTCATATAAGATTCTAGCAGACTCCGCTACAGTCTTTCCCGTCGTATCTATTACTTGTGCATTTATAGCTTTAGCTATTTTATCGTACAGCTCAAGCTGCTTAACTATGAACCCAGAACCCACATCATTCCTCCTCTTAGCCAGCTCGGCTTCAGACGCCCTCACATAAACTTTAACACTCGCCTTCTCCGACAACGCTAACAGGAACCTCGCCTCCAAACTCCTCAAATAGCTTACGTCTCTTGTAGTAAGTGAAACCCAGACTATGAAGTCAGGCAAATACCTCTCAGCTATCACACAATAGCCGAGCAATCTGGGCAAAATAAACCTTGAAAGAATAACTGGGATAACGGACGCGAACTCCAAGAGCTGCCACAACCTCCTCATCTTCCGGGGAATAGAAATATTGTAGTACGGGTTGTCGCGGCCCCTAAAAGCCCAAAACCTGGACAGAAAAACGGCAAGCAAGGAGGCGAGCGTGTGGGTGCCCCTCATCCAGGAAACTCTAACCCTAAAACCCCTCCGGGTAAGCACTTCAGCGAGAACCCTGGCCAAACTACTCTTACCAGAGCCATCGGGGCCAAAAAGGCAAATTATCATATTCCACCATCTTGTTACCTATTCCTTTAGCAGCCAATAACACAAAGACTTCAAAACAGACTGTCAAAGAATGAGGTCTTCAGTTTGTAAAGACGTAGAGACTGCATGCCTTCATATCTGACCATTTCAAAGCATTAGTGATATACCCAAACTATTCAGGAGAAATATTTCTAGCGCTCAAAGACTAGAAATCCACTTGTAATTCTTCCACGAGTTTTACGATCTTTTTATCCACATATTCATGGAGCTTCCTGATTAAGACTAAGTACGGTATCGCTAGATGAAGGGGTATTCTGACTATTGGCGCCCTGTATAAATCTATATCTTCGCCGAGTATGGACAGTATTTTTCCCATCCTTCTACCCATTAAGTATGCTTTATATTGAGAGTATATTAACTGTTTGCATTCTTTGGCTGGAATACCATAGCATGCCACTGGTGAAAAGCTTCTCAGTGCCAAGAGGCTGACTAA contains these protein-coding regions:
- the rfbD gene encoding dTDP-4-dehydrorhamnose reductase, whose translation is MRVLVTGGAGLLGYWVARIFADRGSQVYSTFHEKKPPDIEGVEWLHVNLEERDSVARAVQFSRPEVVVHTAAYTDVDGCEVDRGRAYRVNVLGTRAIARLCRDVGFKLIYVSTDYVFDGSRGFYSEEDTPSPVNYYGLTKLLGEEAVLSACEGPVVVRVSGLYGYSPAGKRNFGFNVYEALSKGLEVRAFSDQYLSPTYVVELAKSLERLARADFSGVLHLAGERMSRYEFALLVARTGGFSEERVRPTSLKDAKLTARRPVDSSLNTEKARALGLSLPATSECVRMFVEDMKRWLG
- the rfbC gene encoding dTDP-4-dehydrorhamnose 3,5-epimerase; its protein translation is MPIKSARRLAIPDVILVENAIFPDDRGFFTELYKRTDSLAHGIPYDFVQVNLSFSRRGVVRGLHYQLKPFEQGKLVTVVSGRVLDVAVDVRKGSPWFGKHVVAELYPGFALWIPPGFAHGFQALEDTYLLYLVTKEYNREAERCIRWDDSELGIQWPLREEVIVSEKDSKCPLLKEAETNFNYPI
- a CDS encoding AbrB/MazE/SpoVT family DNA-binding domain-containing protein, whose translation is MGVVVGRVKIDSKWRVVLPREVREGLKPGDEVVVERLGSTIVMRKASREELVRKFEELKLYAGRGENWDAEVGKHRFGGVKH
- a CDS encoding type II toxin-antitoxin system VapC family toxin — its product is MRVIDADILSYALLENHIATPYARPILVRALKGELEAYVLDTTLLEAYHTLYWYYRVRPRSAVLEKLRIVAEGLNILCASPRGLLLALEEGVPPGDGLLVATALQNRIPIVVSDDKHVKRLAGKYGLIYENPIPEDVKEKMGKANSLP
- a CDS encoding HEPN domain-containing protein, encoding MREEAVRWFEQCLADLSTAEDLLRTAHYYAAAFYSQQAAEKALKALLIASGKAVRTHDLVEMLDIIERELRVSVDEIRADASKLTIHYVVSRYPDAANAVPARIYSREDAEDLLRRASRVVEWVRRHLQ
- a CDS encoding nucleotidyltransferase domain-containing protein; amino-acid sequence: MGKAASAVKSQAAMLKRAKAFVEKLKEEFKIEEVYVVGSRARGDYLEDSDIDLVIICDEMKGVRYIDRLNMMSKYLEPGVEFLVLTREEWEKSTSPYMLEMKKEARRLDDLLRDLSSQP
- a CDS encoding PD-(D/E)XK nuclease family protein: MSSSLKKKMLELLERDVEFRYAVAGYLGVLEVLKRLDSLGEGQAKIWENLNKLWENTNKLWEEVKALREDQKKLWEEQGKLRDDIGRLDRHLAALGARWGIMIEGAFREGLKGLLSREFGASVEKWEYIDREGYVYGREAPVEVGIVVSGGKVIVVEISAHVKASDVPIFKRKAELYEKVTGRKVSKLVFVTPFIDDYAKQLCLAYGIEVYTAV
- a CDS encoding type II toxin-antitoxin system VapC family toxin; the protein is MVGQVVYLDSSAVLKRYVREPGSSRVREVFLKAYSGELVLSYSVWNIGEVLGALDRARASGRLSGEAYELARRRFVLEARRMVKLGLALVIPLKIGVLKESWKLLEKHHIYEADALQIASAKYVNAAHFMTGDKRLHEVAVEEGLRSEYLSPSYVGPGSS
- a CDS encoding nucleotidyltransferase family protein, giving the protein MSISTWKHADDREKRGVEEALIAVLEGRGVRLGDLDVLIEHARRNKILLHVLRALNVQNHLREAQENSLKERVRTVQLIAGALRGLDYAFFKLVKPVAYVPADVDLLVRAGQAVQAAKRLISLGFEVAVKDPYCVTLVRGGSVVDLYVHPSLGGAILMDGQRLLEHAGLAEYGGVEVRSLSTYAEALVAAAHAVYKEKLYTLNDYYTVKKWATGETRRLAEELKCEPALEYAMRLNRLVESAGIRVPYRIPAGAWAGLLLRKIFEDGLARSTSVNLVRALASRRAGRLLTSKLTRETY
- a CDS encoding glycosyltransferase, which translates into the protein MEGDFQKISIIIRTYNPNNYVFDALQSIDSQDFKGKIETLLLYDRGSETDEILERLKNFKFQSKNIDLKIYVHRHMSAYRAMLKGLELASGDLIFFLDYDNIYPSNYISKMVENCVNYDCCFTNPTVFDKNGVVIGKLVRVPKDYLKPEKIIKGNYIDISSILISRKVANYYIDISYRYLTSRYYDWIYEDWLLGFVCLKKFRTKYVEETSPFYRAHDSNLTFSKDFSFDKFIFSIDREIKTLHAMCSAFYNELSEKELNLIAMALAIKERTLANYILKRKSFREALYVFLKGLKDLLIK